The Zestosphaera sp. genome includes a window with the following:
- the upp gene encoding uracil phosphoribosyltransferase — MDIKVLTHPYIQAVLTELRDRNTGQIEFRKSLVRLGRALGFEIIKDFELERVHVETPLGVRAEGVRIRGLDRVVIVTVLRAAWPMTEGLIKVFPQARQGIISARRVEEGGMKSDMSFDVDVEYVRMPAVGPDDTVIIVDPMVATGSTIETVLKVLSRYGRGKLYVIASAIATPIAVERIRRVGEELGVKVRIYTAAIDREINEKGYIVPGLGDAGDRAFGG, encoded by the coding sequence GTGGATATTAAGGTGTTGACGCACCCATACATACAGGCGGTCCTAACAGAGCTTAGGGATAGGAATACCGGGCAGATAGAGTTCCGCAAGTCTCTGGTTAGGTTGGGCAGGGCCCTCGGCTTCGAGATCATTAAGGACTTCGAACTGGAGAGGGTTCACGTTGAGACCCCTCTTGGGGTGCGCGCCGAGGGGGTGAGGATCAGGGGCTTAGACAGGGTTGTGATAGTTACCGTCTTAAGGGCTGCGTGGCCTATGACGGAAGGTTTGATAAAGGTATTCCCCCAGGCGAGGCAGGGGATAATCTCGGCTAGGAGGGTTGAGGAGGGAGGTATGAAGAGTGATATGAGCTTCGACGTGGACGTGGAATACGTCAGAATGCCGGCAGTAGGGCCTGACGACACGGTGATCATAGTGGATCCTATGGTGGCCACGGGCTCAACCATAGAGACCGTGCTTAAAGTCCTCAGCAGGTACGGCAGAGGGAAGCTCTACGTAATAGCCTCAGCAATCGCGACGCCAATAGCTGTAGAGAGGATACGAAGAGTCGGTGAAGAGCTAGGAGTTAAGGTGAGGATCTACACAGCCGCAATAGATCGGGAAATAAACGAGAAGGGCTACATAGTTCCTGGGCTGGGCGACGCTGGGGACAGGGCATTCGGAGGATGA
- a CDS encoding signal recognition particle subunit SRP19/SEC65 family protein gives MLHKYIIWPEYVTLTLSRSSGRRVGRSLAPPRVTPELVLKACNELGWRCSVEGGKYPRTWFESHGFKIIVEFENKVGSKNSVIKALAGKLKEIGGKTV, from the coding sequence ATACTGCATAAGTACATTATATGGCCTGAGTACGTAACGCTAACGCTGAGCAGGAGTTCAGGCAGGAGAGTCGGGAGAAGCCTAGCACCCCCTAGAGTAACCCCTGAGTTAGTTCTTAAGGCGTGCAACGAGCTGGGATGGAGGTGCAGTGTGGAGGGGGGCAAGTACCCGCGCACGTGGTTTGAGTCCCACGGTTTTAAAATAATTGTCGAGTTTGAGAATAAGGTCGGCAGCAAGAACTCAGTAATCAAAGCTTTAGCAGGGAAGCTGAAGGAAATTGGTGGGAAGACCGTATAA
- a CDS encoding ABC transporter substrate-binding protein, producing MNRLAIVSALIIASLCLMVSAQASGLEQDSLKVDIHGYIRREPWMSPGGTLRIPLLGEAGTLNPLVYTTSLEGAIIDCIYDTLVVMTPDLRFAGRLARDWEVSQDGRTWTFSLFSNVSWHDGKQLTAEDVAFTYNLLAKVGGMTPWAGVAALIDRAEVVDDYTVRIVLKEPFAAFLYKVAGTIRILPKHIWEGLDNVVTYKNERPVGSGPFVFVEHEPQRYYKLSANVKYHLGRPLIDELLFIVMSDPDSMLLAFSKGEIDAVTWSIPYASVDKFKDAPNVKLHKATEAGAHFVFFNCGKYPMNETLFRRAMYHLINVSEVVEAVFSGNALPGSLGFIPPNMKPWSNPDLPPKEKLYPYSVETAKKLLDELGLKDRNGDGWRETASGDKLEVTIYSFAGDPMVVRTAEMLSQGLREAGVSVKHQSVEITTLLSKLVTGDFDMVAILGGDIEPDIVYDFFHSSGGFNFGRCSFPDLDALIEKQRFTIDVDERISALWGVQRKLAEHLPVLVLAHQEFVFTYRTDNFDGWVVGPFLRPDNFFAFMNLYSVKLVKTPTPTTTKPTTPTTTSVASLTEPPKTGVDYSLVLVGVAVVALVVVIALYMLRRK from the coding sequence ATGAATCGCTTGGCCATTGTCAGCGCGTTGATTATTGCGTCCCTCTGCTTGATGGTCTCGGCTCAGGCGTCAGGGCTAGAGCAAGACTCGCTCAAGGTCGATATACATGGCTACATAAGGAGAGAGCCCTGGATGAGCCCTGGTGGGACTTTAAGGATTCCTTTGTTGGGTGAGGCTGGGACGTTAAACCCGTTGGTCTACACTACATCATTGGAGGGGGCCATCATAGACTGCATCTACGATACCCTGGTCGTAATGACGCCTGATCTGAGGTTCGCGGGCAGGTTGGCTAGGGATTGGGAAGTCTCGCAGGACGGCAGGACGTGGACATTCAGTCTTTTCAGTAATGTGTCATGGCATGACGGCAAGCAGTTGACGGCCGAGGACGTCGCTTTCACGTATAATCTCTTGGCGAAGGTGGGCGGTATGACTCCGTGGGCCGGTGTGGCAGCCCTGATAGACAGGGCTGAGGTGGTGGATGACTATACCGTTAGGATCGTGTTGAAGGAGCCGTTCGCTGCATTCCTTTATAAAGTGGCTGGAACTATACGTATACTGCCCAAACATATTTGGGAAGGCCTGGATAACGTAGTTACGTACAAGAATGAAAGGCCTGTTGGGTCAGGGCCTTTCGTGTTCGTTGAGCACGAGCCGCAGAGGTACTACAAGCTGAGCGCTAACGTTAAGTACCACCTCGGAAGGCCTTTAATCGATGAACTACTCTTCATAGTGATGTCCGACCCTGATTCAATGCTGTTGGCCTTCTCCAAAGGCGAGATAGACGCAGTTACTTGGAGCATCCCCTACGCAAGCGTTGACAAGTTCAAGGACGCCCCGAACGTGAAGCTCCACAAAGCAACGGAAGCCGGTGCGCACTTCGTGTTCTTTAACTGCGGCAAGTACCCTATGAATGAAACCCTCTTCAGACGCGCGATGTACCACTTAATAAACGTGAGCGAGGTGGTTGAGGCGGTATTCTCAGGTAACGCCCTCCCAGGATCCCTTGGCTTCATACCTCCTAACATGAAACCTTGGTCAAACCCTGACCTACCTCCTAAGGAAAAATTGTACCCATACAGCGTTGAGACTGCTAAGAAGCTCCTGGATGAGTTAGGTCTTAAGGACCGGAACGGTGATGGTTGGAGGGAAACCGCCAGCGGGGATAAGTTGGAAGTGACCATATATTCGTTCGCAGGGGACCCGATGGTCGTCAGAACCGCTGAAATGCTGTCGCAGGGCCTGAGGGAGGCTGGAGTCAGCGTTAAGCATCAATCAGTTGAGATAACAACGCTGTTGAGCAAGCTCGTTACCGGGGACTTCGACATGGTCGCCATATTAGGTGGTGATATAGAGCCCGACATTGTTTATGACTTCTTCCACAGCAGTGGGGGCTTCAACTTCGGCAGGTGCTCCTTCCCGGATCTTGATGCGCTTATAGAGAAGCAGAGGTTCACAATCGATGTTGACGAGAGGATCTCCGCGCTTTGGGGGGTGCAGAGGAAGCTGGCCGAACACCTGCCCGTTCTAGTCTTGGCTCACCAGGAGTTCGTCTTCACATATAGAACCGATAACTTTGATGGTTGGGTCGTAGGTCCCTTCCTGCGGCCGGACAACTTCTTCGCATTCATGAACCTCTACAGCGTGAAGTTGGTTAAGACACCCACGCCAACAACGACCAAACCCACGACCCCGACCACGACTTCCGTTGCGTCGCTAACAGAGCCCCCTAAGACTGGGGTAGACTACTCGTTGGTCTTAGTCGGTGTGGCGGTGGTTGCCTTAGTAGTCGTTATAGCTCTCTACATGCTGAGGAGAAAGTGA
- the uppS gene encoding polyprenyl diphosphate synthase, with the protein MNSLVRWVRRLSGRLRFMSRPLGRLVYRFYEQWLHDQVAGGPMPKHVAIIPDGNRRWAKSLGLDPNVGHEVGYERLEEVLNWLWDLGVKVVTVYAMSYENCLKRSEDERRFLFDIMRRSINKFVSERTYEKYGVRVKFAGRLDLVPEDLRSEIAEVESLSSPYMNRFLNIALCYGGRQEILDAIKALVMEVMDGKVSPGEITEDLFRKYLMVSSDLPSDDLAEPDLVIRTSGELRISNFLLWHIAYSELYFCDAYWPEFRRIDLLRAIRSYQRRERRFGV; encoded by the coding sequence ATGAATTCCCTAGTCCGGTGGGTTAGACGTCTCAGCGGTAGATTGAGGTTTATGTCAAGGCCTCTCGGCAGGCTTGTTTACAGGTTTTACGAGCAGTGGCTGCACGACCAGGTTGCAGGGGGTCCAATGCCGAAGCATGTGGCCATAATCCCCGACGGTAACAGGAGGTGGGCTAAGAGCCTAGGGCTCGACCCAAACGTGGGGCACGAGGTTGGGTATGAGAGGCTTGAGGAGGTTCTCAACTGGCTCTGGGACCTTGGGGTTAAGGTGGTTACAGTCTACGCCATGTCTTACGAGAACTGCCTCAAGAGGTCGGAGGATGAGAGGAGGTTCTTGTTCGACATCATGAGGAGGAGTATCAATAAGTTCGTGAGTGAGCGAACGTATGAGAAGTACGGTGTGCGCGTCAAGTTTGCGGGCAGGCTGGACCTCGTTCCAGAGGATCTCAGGAGCGAAATAGCTGAGGTGGAGAGTCTCAGCAGCCCCTACATGAATAGATTCCTCAACATTGCGCTATGCTATGGCGGCAGGCAGGAGATACTGGACGCCATAAAAGCATTAGTGATGGAGGTGATGGATGGTAAGGTAAGTCCGGGCGAGATAACTGAGGACCTCTTCAGGAAGTACCTAATGGTATCCTCCGACCTCCCGTCAGACGACTTGGCGGAGCCGGATCTAGTTATAAGGACTTCGGGCGAACTGCGCATAAGTAACTTCCTCCTGTGGCATATAGCGTACAGCGAGCTCTACTTCTGCGACGCATACTGGCCGGAGTTCAGACGGATAGATTTGCTAAGGGCCATCAGGTCCTACCAGAGGAGGGAGAGGAGGTTCGGGGTTTAA
- a CDS encoding S9 family peptidase → MSKRLQPNDFEFFTSVSQVSLNPEGRLAAFTATKPSLTSNDYRSWVEVYDVTSGERVFASQGNKDLLPRWSPSGKRLYFLRVSDDMRIHLVEHTLGDGTRTLLTLEKPIKDYRICCDDVAYAIVQDVKGAPDPDLIYTEETQVWHDGAGFITHIITRLYRIDLRSGYMEPLTGPEHNVLNFDVNGECTRGVLALAENKASPLLSRLYLFKPPSLELKQLAGGAEYFVEGISVEGSLAAISAHKMERGLTTHTRLLLIDLDKDDIILYDTPLGKAVGGRIYNDVEGPAFSFTKPRIAGGKVYFTLSDGGRIPLYVWEGGNTYRELMSEESVVLDFDIAGNTVAYTRSDGVTPVELYSLDLNRMSIKKITNYNQWLNQFKLSKPTHFSFVASDGTPVEGWVLRPVERRLDINGKSPAILEIHGGPKNKYGHSFMFEHQLLASQGFYVIYMNPRGSDGYSEDFADIRFRYGERDYEDIMEGINHVLNHEDGIDPERLGVAGISYGGFMTNWIITHTDTFKVAVSEDGISTWLGEYGVADIGFLFVPDQIGGTPFNNREAMERKSPVYYAHNVKTPTLFIHGLNDYRCYLEQALVMHTTLKHLGKKSAIALFKDSSHTFSMTGKPKARLKRYQLILDWFEKHLGVKT, encoded by the coding sequence TTGAGTAAGAGACTACAACCCAACGATTTTGAGTTCTTCACATCAGTCTCTCAGGTTAGCTTGAATCCTGAGGGGCGTTTAGCGGCCTTCACCGCAACTAAGCCATCCCTGACGAGCAACGACTACAGGAGTTGGGTTGAGGTATATGACGTAACGTCCGGTGAGAGGGTCTTCGCAAGCCAAGGTAATAAGGACCTGCTCCCCAGATGGTCGCCCTCCGGCAAAAGACTCTACTTCCTGAGAGTGTCTGATGACATGAGGATTCACCTGGTTGAGCACACGCTCGGCGACGGCACCCGAACCCTGCTCACCTTGGAGAAGCCCATCAAGGACTACAGGATATGCTGCGATGACGTCGCTTACGCCATAGTTCAGGATGTTAAAGGCGCTCCGGACCCCGACCTGATATACACTGAAGAGACGCAGGTGTGGCACGACGGGGCGGGGTTCATCACGCACATCATCACCAGACTTTACAGGATAGACTTGAGGTCCGGCTACATGGAGCCCCTGACAGGCCCGGAGCACAACGTGCTCAACTTCGACGTTAACGGGGAGTGCACGAGGGGGGTGCTCGCCCTTGCCGAGAATAAGGCTTCACCCCTGCTCTCGCGGCTCTACCTCTTCAAACCCCCCTCCCTCGAGTTAAAGCAACTTGCCGGCGGTGCGGAGTACTTCGTCGAAGGCATAAGTGTGGAGGGATCGCTGGCCGCCATCTCCGCCCACAAGATGGAGCGAGGGCTCACCACGCACACGAGGCTCCTGCTCATAGATCTGGACAAGGATGACATCATCCTGTACGACACGCCCCTAGGCAAGGCCGTGGGTGGAAGAATCTACAACGATGTCGAGGGGCCTGCCTTCAGCTTCACGAAACCTAGGATAGCGGGTGGTAAGGTATATTTCACGTTAAGCGATGGGGGTAGGATCCCGCTGTACGTGTGGGAGGGTGGCAACACCTACCGGGAGCTAATGAGCGAGGAATCCGTGGTTCTAGACTTCGACATCGCTGGGAACACTGTAGCGTACACCAGATCCGATGGAGTAACCCCTGTAGAGCTGTACTCGCTCGACCTGAATCGGATGAGTATAAAGAAAATTACGAACTACAATCAGTGGCTCAACCAATTCAAACTCTCGAAACCAACTCACTTCTCGTTCGTAGCGAGTGACGGCACCCCGGTAGAAGGATGGGTGTTGAGACCCGTAGAAAGGAGGCTAGACATTAACGGCAAGTCACCGGCCATCCTAGAGATCCACGGCGGTCCGAAGAACAAGTACGGACACTCATTCATGTTCGAGCATCAACTCCTAGCCTCACAGGGGTTCTACGTCATCTACATGAACCCGAGGGGCAGTGACGGATACAGTGAGGACTTCGCCGACATACGGTTCAGGTACGGGGAGAGGGACTATGAAGACATAATGGAGGGAATTAACCACGTCCTGAATCATGAGGACGGGATAGACCCGGAGAGACTTGGGGTGGCCGGGATAAGCTATGGAGGCTTCATGACGAACTGGATCATAACACACACCGACACATTCAAGGTAGCGGTGTCAGAGGACGGAATCTCAACATGGCTCGGGGAATACGGCGTAGCCGATATCGGATTCCTGTTTGTCCCGGATCAGATAGGGGGAACGCCATTCAATAATCGGGAAGCCATGGAGAGGAAATCCCCAGTATATTATGCCCACAACGTCAAAACACCAACGCTCTTCATACACGGCCTAAATGACTATAGATGCTACCTAGAGCAGGCTCTAGTCATGCACACAACACTTAAACACCTGGGTAAGAAGAGCGCCATCGCGCTGTTCAAAGACAGCTCACACACGTTCAGCATGACTGGGAAGCCGAAGGCTAGACTCAAAAGATATCAGTTGATTTTAGACTGGTTTGAAAAACACCTCGGAGTGAAGACTTAA
- a CDS encoding 30S ribosomal protein S8e, protein MGVYQGKDFRKVSGGRRRPHRMNRKHELGRFPTMTSLGGEDEVKIIRVRGGNIKIRREKASHANVLDPATNTVKRVKIVRVLETPANRELARLAVITRGSIIETELGPAKVTSRPGQHGIVNAVLIRQ, encoded by the coding sequence GTGGGTGTGTATCAGGGTAAGGACTTCAGGAAGGTGTCCGGCGGGAGGAGAAGGCCTCACAGGATGAACAGAAAACACGAGTTGGGCAGATTCCCCACCATGACCTCCCTAGGCGGTGAGGACGAAGTTAAGATTATTCGTGTTAGGGGCGGGAACATTAAGATACGACGTGAGAAGGCTAGCCACGCAAACGTCCTTGACCCGGCCACCAACACCGTTAAGAGGGTTAAGATCGTCAGGGTTCTCGAGACGCCAGCCAACAGGGAGTTAGCGCGGCTTGCAGTCATAACGAGGGGGTCAATCATCGAGACCGAACTAGGCCCCGCTAAGGTCACCTCAAGACCCGGCCAGCACGGAATAGTTAATGCGGTGCTGATTAGGCAGTAA
- a CDS encoding MBL fold metallo-hydrolase, whose product MLETLTDRVYLVDSEPLGSRGWLSTYLIAGDDAVAVVDPGPKVVYKDVLRGLRGIGADRRTVYVVLTHVHMDHAGCVGDLVRELKRPTVVVHPRGVRHLVNPTKLWQSSLEVLGDLAQAFGKPEPVEEGFVLPAVDGGTISLGGMDLEAIHTPGHAQHHVSYLLKPHLILFAGDSIANYFSGRAYPVTVPPFNASEYLRSLSNMLALRPRKVAVSHYGVVDVDPDILIQRVKDKLTAWIYRIEKLLSEGCRDPRVVYETILREDVELSYARDLEEGMPAFRGATYRAILGLYNYLTATR is encoded by the coding sequence TTGCTTGAGACCTTAACGGATAGGGTCTACTTAGTGGATTCAGAGCCTCTGGGTAGCAGGGGGTGGCTCTCCACCTACCTGATTGCCGGTGATGACGCTGTAGCGGTGGTTGACCCGGGCCCTAAAGTGGTTTACAAGGACGTTCTTAGGGGTTTGAGGGGGATTGGAGCGGATCGGAGGACGGTTTACGTAGTCCTGACGCACGTGCACATGGATCACGCAGGTTGTGTGGGCGATCTAGTCAGGGAGTTAAAGCGTCCGACGGTGGTAGTGCATCCTAGAGGCGTTAGGCACTTGGTGAATCCGACTAAACTCTGGCAGTCTTCCCTGGAAGTCCTTGGGGATCTCGCCCAAGCCTTCGGCAAGCCCGAACCCGTGGAGGAGGGATTCGTGTTGCCTGCGGTTGATGGCGGGACGATAAGTTTAGGCGGCATGGATTTGGAGGCTATCCACACACCGGGTCACGCCCAACACCACGTCTCCTACCTACTCAAACCTCACCTCATACTCTTCGCTGGGGACTCCATAGCTAACTACTTCAGTGGGAGGGCATATCCGGTGACCGTGCCGCCTTTCAACGCCTCGGAATATCTGAGAAGCCTGAGCAACATGCTGGCGCTGAGGCCTAGGAAGGTCGCAGTTTCACACTACGGCGTGGTGGACGTGGATCCAGACATCCTTATTCAGAGAGTTAAGGATAAACTTACTGCCTGGATTTACCGCATTGAGAAGCTCCTATCAGAGGGGTGCAGGGATCCGAGGGTGGTGTACGAGACTATTCTGAGGGAGGATGTAGAGCTATCCTACGCGAGGGACTTAGAGGAGGGGATGCCAGCCTTCAGAGGCGCCACCTATAGAGCTATATTGGGGCTCTACAACTACCTGACGGCCACTAGATGA
- a CDS encoding transcription initiation factor IIB family protein, producing MIITSCASSSIIYDEIRGEYICTETGEVLEERVVDTGPEWRGFEVSNGAGKVRGSEPVTSKVHDYGLTTSIDELTLEGRKLNDLNKSIRASSREKKIVKALQLANTVINKLNLPNSNLIKNDAGMIVNRLYRRGLIKRKNMKAMIAAVLITTLKNYSIPFDSREILNLCQVTQRDVWKALLKIHRDSGERIRVGVVDPLSYVRQYSNTLEVSPETESLAMNLVTAARRLGITSGKGPQGVAAASLYLASILMNQKLTQQDISEKLNVTEVTLRNRYRDLVNELSIVVEL from the coding sequence GTGATCATCACGTCCTGCGCCTCATCCTCCATAATTTACGATGAGATCCGCGGTGAATACATATGCACCGAGACTGGGGAGGTTCTTGAGGAGAGGGTTGTCGACACAGGTCCTGAATGGAGGGGTTTCGAAGTCAGTAATGGGGCCGGTAAGGTCAGGGGTAGCGAGCCCGTGACCAGCAAGGTTCATGACTACGGATTAACAACCTCTATAGATGAGCTCACGCTCGAGGGCAGAAAGCTCAACGACCTAAACAAGTCGATAAGGGCGTCGAGCAGGGAGAAGAAGATTGTGAAGGCGTTGCAACTGGCGAACACCGTGATTAACAAGCTCAACCTCCCTAACTCCAACCTAATCAAGAACGACGCCGGGATGATAGTGAACAGGCTCTACCGCAGGGGGTTAATCAAGAGGAAGAACATGAAGGCGATGATAGCCGCAGTCCTCATAACAACCCTCAAGAATTACAGCATACCCTTCGACAGTAGGGAGATCCTCAACCTATGTCAGGTGACTCAGAGGGACGTTTGGAAAGCCCTCCTGAAGATACACAGGGATTCGGGGGAGAGGATCCGTGTGGGTGTAGTCGACCCCCTAAGCTATGTGAGGCAATATTCAAACACTCTGGAGGTCTCACCGGAGACCGAATCCCTGGCCATGAACCTAGTTACAGCCGCCAGGAGGTTAGGCATAACCTCAGGCAAAGGGCCGCAGGGCGTAGCAGCAGCCTCACTCTACCTGGCCTCAATACTGATGAATCAGAAGCTCACACAGCAGGACATATCAGAGAAGCTCAACGTCACTGAGGTAACCCTGAGGAACCGCTATAGAGACCTAGTTAATGAGTTAAGCATAGTTGTTGAGCTCTGA
- the gatE gene encoding Glu-tRNA(Gln) amidotransferase subunit GatE, with the protein MVDYAALGLKVGIEIHQQLATREKLFCACPAELAGDEAPKKEVTRYLRVARSEVGEVDPAAQYEVMKGRNIIYEVPEGHACMVELDEEPPHDLNMEAVLIALAIAKALNSTPVDEIQVMRKIVVDGSNTTGFQRTAIVAVGGHILDEESVIRIQTVCLEEDAARKVDEGRGYVRYNLDRLGIPLVEIATAPDIGSPEQAMRVAFKIGLLLRLGGRVRRGLGTIRQDLNISIRGGVKTEVKGVGKLELIPKVVEYEVMRQLKLLEVKGELIRRGVSDSDLPCIIKDVTELFTGSKSKLIASSISKGLGVYATPLKGFAGLLKVELMPGRRFGTELSDYAKAWGGVGGIIHSDELPSYGIGGDEKRRVFEHLGLDEARDAYVLVVGERDSAERALKAVVERARYALVGIPRETRAANPDGTTKYMRPQPGAMRMYPETDVKPIPVTQELLGRAEAFRPPTPEELLTVLVERHKLARPLAEQLIRDPLIHTYLNLVDELEGRVSPHVIATTLMMHLKGLKSEGLDVSAVGEDVLKTLLSKVGEGSVSRDAIPEILREYASHLGKVGMDELIAKYAGMTEEDVDRVVRETVERLKETLLTKKEKAFSIVMGEVMKVIRGRADGKMVADLVRRRLSELDSPP; encoded by the coding sequence GTGGTTGATTACGCAGCCCTAGGTCTTAAGGTGGGTATAGAGATACACCAGCAGCTAGCGACTAGGGAGAAGCTCTTCTGTGCATGCCCTGCGGAGCTGGCCGGCGACGAGGCCCCGAAGAAGGAGGTGACGAGGTATCTGAGGGTTGCCAGAAGTGAGGTTGGTGAGGTGGATCCGGCGGCGCAGTATGAGGTCATGAAGGGGAGGAACATCATATATGAGGTGCCCGAGGGTCATGCTTGTATGGTGGAGCTCGATGAGGAGCCCCCGCACGACCTCAATATGGAAGCAGTCCTCATAGCTCTCGCCATAGCTAAGGCGCTTAACTCAACGCCTGTCGATGAGATACAGGTGATGAGGAAGATAGTTGTAGATGGATCCAACACTACCGGCTTCCAGAGGACGGCCATCGTGGCTGTCGGGGGCCACATACTGGACGAGGAGTCCGTGATAAGGATACAGACGGTGTGTCTGGAGGAGGACGCGGCCAGGAAGGTGGACGAGGGCAGGGGTTACGTCAGGTATAACCTTGACAGGCTCGGCATACCTCTAGTGGAGATAGCCACCGCACCGGACATAGGCAGTCCGGAGCAGGCGATGAGGGTGGCGTTCAAGATAGGACTGCTGCTCAGGCTCGGCGGCAGGGTCAGGAGGGGCTTAGGGACCATAAGACAGGATCTAAACATATCCATACGTGGCGGGGTTAAGACTGAGGTTAAGGGGGTTGGCAAGCTCGAGTTAATTCCTAAGGTAGTAGAGTATGAGGTTATGAGGCAGCTGAAGCTGCTCGAGGTTAAGGGGGAGCTCATTAGGAGGGGGGTCTCCGATAGCGACCTACCGTGCATCATTAAGGACGTTACGGAGCTCTTTACGGGCAGCAAGAGTAAGCTCATAGCGTCCTCGATAAGTAAGGGCTTAGGGGTTTACGCTACACCGCTTAAGGGGTTCGCAGGGTTGCTGAAGGTGGAGTTGATGCCTGGGAGGAGGTTCGGGACAGAGCTCTCGGACTACGCCAAAGCGTGGGGCGGTGTCGGAGGCATTATACACAGTGACGAGCTCCCCTCCTACGGGATAGGTGGGGATGAGAAAAGAAGGGTGTTCGAGCATCTGGGTCTTGACGAGGCTCGGGACGCGTACGTTCTTGTGGTGGGTGAGAGGGATTCCGCTGAGAGGGCGCTCAAGGCGGTCGTTGAGAGGGCGCGTTATGCCCTGGTTGGAATACCTAGGGAGACCCGCGCGGCCAACCCTGACGGCACCACTAAATACATGAGGCCGCAGCCCGGAGCTATGAGGATGTATCCGGAGACCGATGTTAAGCCTATCCCAGTAACTCAGGAACTACTTGGTAGGGCCGAGGCATTCAGGCCACCGACCCCTGAGGAGCTACTGACGGTGCTGGTTGAGAGGCACAAACTCGCGAGACCGCTTGCCGAGCAGCTCATTAGGGATCCGCTGATACATACGTACCTGAACCTAGTGGACGAGCTGGAGGGCAGGGTGTCGCCGCACGTAATAGCGACCACGCTGATGATGCACCTGAAGGGCCTTAAATCTGAGGGCCTGGACGTGAGTGCAGTGGGTGAGGACGTCCTTAAAACCCTGCTCAGCAAGGTCGGTGAAGGGTCTGTGAGCAGGGACGCAATCCCTGAGATACTGCGTGAATACGCCTCACACCTCGGTAAGGTGGGAATGGATGAGTTAATCGCTAAATACGCCGGCATGACCGAGGAGGACGTGGATAGGGTAGTGCGTGAGACTGTGGAGAGGCTTAAGGAAACGTTACTCACTAAGAAGGAGAAGGCGTTCAGCATAGTGATGGGTGAAGTGATGAAGGTGATTAGAGGTAGAGCCGATGGTAAAATGGTGGCGGACCTAGTCAGAAGAAGACTCAGTGAACTGGACTCCCCGCCCTGA
- a CDS encoding Gar1/Naf1 family protein, with protein sequence MGSALIKLGYYLHKVPSGRLIIKISGRNPPKLGSRVLDGKGNLLGIVVDVIGPVSSPYAVVKPLSPGVNLAQFEEVFLKAGGR encoded by the coding sequence TTGGGATCCGCTTTGATCAAGTTGGGGTATTACCTGCATAAAGTCCCCTCAGGGAGATTAATAATTAAGATTAGCGGGAGGAACCCGCCTAAGCTCGGAAGCAGAGTGCTGGACGGTAAGGGTAACCTGCTGGGGATCGTTGTAGACGTCATAGGGCCTGTGAGCTCACCGTATGCCGTAGTGAAGCCCCTAAGCCCCGGGGTTAACTTAGCGCAGTTTGAGGAGGTCTTCCTTAAGGCGGGCGGGAGGTGA